The sequence below is a genomic window from Ignavibacteriota bacterium.
ATATAGTAGAATGAAATGAAAAAATATTTTAAAATCTTAATCCGAATTCAATTTGAATAAGTGATTTTATATTTTCACCGCTAACTTTTCCGATGTAATTCAAGTTAGTATATTTGGATTCAATGATTAATGATAATTCGCTTAATGGCAATTCCAAGCCAATCCCAAGGCTGAACCCAAGACGGCTATCGGTAGGATTATTCTCAATTCGCAGTGAAGTTGGTGATTCAATTGTTGTCAATGATGAAGCGATAAAATTGTAAGAAAGATTGCTTATTGTATATATAAATAAACTATTATCTGTCAAATAATAATGCACACCGGCATTGATAGAATAAATATTTGTTTTGATTTCAAGATTACCATTATGTTCGCCATTCGGATTCTCTAAATCAAATTGCTGCTTTGAAAAACCACTTAATCCGAATCCACCAAAAAAATGGGCGCTTTCTGTCAGTTCAAATGATAATTTTCCGGACAATGAATACCCTGACTGAGATTCAGGTCTTACAAAGTTCAGGAATGGTGTGTTAGTATCGGCTGTGTTAATTCTGTTGCTATTAAATATATTGTTCACTTCTGAGCTTGGTAATGCAATACCGCCTGAAACTGAAAAGTTGGTAAATGTCTTAGATTCAGAAATTGATACAATTAAAATAAATATCGCTGTAGTAATTATTACAGATTTTATGACAATAGATTTATTCATATTTTTCAGGAAACCTTAACTAATAACAAATCAAATATAACCTTTTAACGTCAATAACGTCTAAATGTTTCAAAAAGATTTTAAATAATTGGAGTATGACGTATGAAGAGGATTCTTGCAGCACTTTTATTAATAACATTATTTGCCGTAAATGATTCAATATCAGAAGACAGGCAGATGTCAACCAATATTGGTATATTCGGGGGACTTAATATCAATATGCATTCACCTGAATTTTATACTATTCAAGGTGGAGATGGATTGATGAAAGCTATAAACAAAAGTTCAACTACATTTGGTGGAAATTTTGGTTTAATTGGTAATTTTCCACTAAATAACACTTTTGTTATAACCGGCAGGTTAGGATATAATATGCTTGGTGGAGAGCTCAAAGACTATATGGATGACCCATTTGATGCATCACTAAGTATGCTTGAGATTACACCCGGAATGCAGTTCCATAATCTAATATCAGGCACAGATTTATATTTCCTTGCAGGACTGGAACTTGGCGTGCCTTTGCAAAATAAATATACCTATCCATCTTCTCTCGAAAATGATGTAGATATACCTGATGCTAATACCAGAGTGGCTTTAGCGCTTGGCGTAGGTTATATATTTGAAATTTCTAAAAATATATTTCTAACACCGGAAGTATCATATAGAATTCCATTTTCAGAAGTATCAGCTTCTGATAACTTTACAACCTGGAACGTACCACAATTGAGAGCCGGTATTAGTCTTACTTTTGGCTTTGGAAAAGAAAAAGAAACTGAAGTTGTTCAGAAAACTGCAACAGTAGATGTTGGTTTCAAAGAAGTAAGAGCTTATGACAGAAACGGCAATGTCAAACCTGCAAGCAAAATTTCAGTTGAAGAAGTGCAGTATGCAGAGCAATTCCCGATTCTGCCTTATGTATTTTTTAATGAACTCTCCGATGAACCTAATACTAAAACTCAAACTTTAGCCGGAAAAAGTAATGAAGCAGGCACATTCCAAATTGAGTCCCTTACACCTGTTGCAGAGAAAATCAACTCCAGCACTCTTGATATTGTCGGTGAAAGAATGCAGAAAGATAAAAATATTGCTATTCGTATAGTAGGTACTCTTGATGGAAGAAGCGAAGCAAACAATCGTGTACTTGCTCAAAAGCGTGCTGAGTTTGCCAAAAATTATTTAGTTAATACATATTCAATTTCGCCTGACAGAATTACAGCAGAAGCCGGCAATTTACCCGGAAAGCCTTCATCATTGCGTGACCCCATGGGATTGGAAGAAAACCGCAGAATAGAAATTTATCCTTTAAATTCTAATTCTGCTCTTTTCGAACCAATTGTAATTCAAAGCGACAGACAGAGAATTGCCAGCCCTGATGTAATTGAGTTCGTCCCGTTTGCTGAATCGAATGATTCTATTGCAGGCTGGGAACTCGAAGTTATGCAATCCGGAAAATTAATTAAAAAATATGCCGGTGAAGGAATACCTGAACCTATGCAGTGGTCAATTATGCCAAATGATTTAGCCGCTAATGAAATTCCTGTTGATTATACTTTCAAAGCGTGGACTATCAATGACCAACGTTCTACTGCAAATGGTACTTTACCTGTAGAATATTTCTCAATTACACGCAAGAAAACTGAAGAGCGTGCCGACAGAACTATCTCAAAATTTAGTCTGATGCTTTTTGATTTTAACAGTCCAGATGTTTCTGAACTGGACAAAAGAATTATTCTTAACAGTATTGTTCCTGAAATCAAGTTTAATTCCACAGTCCAGGTTTATGGATATACTGATATTATTGGTGATGCAGATTACAACAAAAAACTGGCATTGCAGCGTGCTACTAATGTACAGGATTTCCTCAAAACTAAAGTTAAAGGTGCTAAATATGAAGTGTTTGGCGTTGGGGAAAGTGTACAGATTTTTGATAATAAAACACCAACAGGCAGACAACTTTCCAGAACTGTGCAGGTTTATGTAATTACACCTAAGAATTAATATTTTAATATATTCTATAAGTTATATATTGATAATTCAAAAAGGGCTGTTTCAAAAGTAATATTTGAAACAGCCCTTTAAATTCAAATAATTATTACAACAGGTAATGCTTCATAATCTCATGTAAAGTCGTTGAAACTATCTTAAATTAATATTGCTCACAATATAAATGTTCTAATTTTGGTATTTTTATATTTTTAGAAAATTCTTTACCTTTTGCATTAAAATTATCTGCGAAAGTTGAGATTTCATTGAATGAGAGTTCGCAATCATAAGCACCGGAGCCCGATTGACTGCACGAGCAACTCATAACACCGCAATTTCCTTGCAAAGCAAGTCTGCAATCATCACAAGAACCTGTATTGTCACAGCTTATCAATACTACATTTTGCAAATCTCTTTCGGCTCCATTATAAATACCGGCAAACTGAAAAGCAAATGTTAAAATTTGAGATCGTGCGTCTGCCAATTCTATAAAATAAAATTTATCCCCATTTTTAAGACTTAGTACTTTGTGAGAAGTAACTGAAATAGCTTTAAAATCTGACTTTTGAACATAACCCAATGCGGAATAAATTATCTTTGCTTCTTCTTCGGATTCAACCCTAAATCCACCTTCATATTTATCGCTGACAGGCTTATCATCTGATTCTCTGCAGGAAACAAACAATATTAAGATTGACAAAATAAGGAAAGAAATATATTTCATAAATTAAACCTTATTTGAATTAAAATTTATATATTGTATCGTAGTTGCAACCATCATTGCTATACCATTTATCATTGCAGATTCATCTGGATTCAGTTTAGGATTATGAAGTGGTGGCATATCTTTCAAATTATCAGGTTTGACACCCAGCATCCAAAAACACGCCGGAACTACTTGAGCATAATATGCAAAATCTTCTGCCCACATTTTTGGTTCAAAATCAAGTGTATTTACTTTACCTACAATTTCTGATGCAATTTCACGCACAAATTTTGACGCATCTTCATCGTTTATTATAGGCGGGTATCCTTTGATAATTTCAATTTCGCATTCACAGCCATATAAATCAGCAATCTTAGAAGAATTTTCAAATAGAATATTGTGGACTTCCTTACGCCATACTTCGTTATATGCACGGAGAGTGCCCATCATTTTAACTTCTTCAGGGAATATATTTGTAGCAGAGCCACCGTGAATTGAGGTGACAGAAAGTACACCGGCTTCAAGAGGATTCTTGAATTTTGTAAGAATAGACTGATAATAATTAATTAGATTAGCAGCGGCAAGAATAGCATCTTTTCCTAAATGCGGCTGAGCGGCGTGAGAGCCCTTACCACGAATTGTCCAGTAAAGTTCGTCAGCAGAGGCAAGTACAGGACCTGAAGCTACAGAAATTGTTCCGGAATTTTCGGACGGATATATATGCTGTCCGAAAATAACATCTGGCACCGGATTTTCAAGTACACCTTCTTTTATCATAAGATAAGCACCACCGGGCAATTTCTCTTCACCGGGCTGGAAGATAAGTTTTACAGTTCCGGATAGTTCACTTTCTCTTGATTTCAGCAGCTTAGCGGTGGCAAGAAGCATCGTAGTGTGCATATCGTGTCCGCAAGCGTGCATAACACCGTCATTAATTGAAGCAAATTCAAGTCCGGTTTCCTCATAAATTGGCAAGGCGTCTATATCAGCACGTAAAGCAACACAAACATCACCGCTGCCGATGAGAGCAACTGTACCGGTTTCTGCCATTACCTGATAGTCAATACAATTATCATTCAGGTATTTTCTAATAAAATTCGCAGTATTGAATTCCTGAAATGACAACTCCGGATTTTTATGAATATGCCTGCGTATATTTAATATCTCGTCAAAATTATCAGCTATTTGATTTTTTAATTCATTGATCTTCATTTTAGATAATTATTTAATTTTTACAATGTCTTTTCTGATTATTTCGGAATGACCCGAAAGGTATATTTTTTTGATTCTGCCATTATAATCTGTGTCAAAATCAACAAATACCGGAATTGAAGAGGGTGGCATAATCATTAACGGAAATTTAGCGGAATCCTCATTAAATAGATGCACTGCAGTTGAAATAGCACCTGTACCACAAGCTCCTGTTACTTTTTCTACACCTCGTTCGAAAGTCTTTAGATGAACGACATCACCTGCTTTTTTATATATATTTACATTCACTCCTGCAAGTCCAAAATCTCTGTGAAATCTGACATTAGGAGCAAATTCTTCGATTTCAGTAACATCAAAGGAACTTATAATAGCTGATAAATCTGAAAAATTAATTACAAAATGGTCTGAGGAAACATCAACATAAGTTCCCTTAATATTTGCAACTCCAATTTTTATACTTTTGTCACGAATTATTTTTGTTGGAGATGGCAAAGTAAGTCGTATGCCTTCGCTCACTAACTCACCTGTATAAACATTTCCCGCCATCGAAAACCTGACCGGCGACTTTTTATTAATATTCAATAATTTTGATACAGCAAAATCCACAGCGCACCTTCCACCATTTCCGCACATCATACCTGTGCTGCCATCAGGGTTGAGATACTTAACATCAAAATCATTGATAATAGATTCGTTGATTGCAAGAAGTCCTTCAGCCATAAAGTCATTTCGTTGATTAACTGAACACAACATTACAGCAATTTCAAATAATTCTATGTCATTGAAATTATATTTACTATTGTCAATTACTGAGAAAAGATTTCCTGCACCTGACATTCTGTATACTTCAATTTCACTAATCATTGGTTAATCACATCCTTAATCTGATTATGAATTTTGCCGTTGCTTGCTAATATTGTAACATCTTTAATCTCAAATTTATTGCCGTCATACTTTGTTACTTTCCCGGCAGCTTCCTGTACAATAAGCACTCCGGCAGCCACATCCCATGGGTAAAGGTCTGCTTCCCAAAATCCGTCGAATCTACCGCAGGCAACATAAGCAAGGTCAAGTGCAGCAGAACCGAGACGTCTGATTGGAATTCCGTTCAAGACAATTTTAACAAAAGTACCTACGCAGTCATAAGGATTTTTGTCAACATTGTAGGGAAAGCCGGTTACTAATAACGATGTGTGCATATCTTCGGAATCAGAAACAGTAATTTTATTACCATTCAAATATGCTCCGCCACCTTTTGAGGCATAGAACATCTCATCAAGCATTGGATGATATATCACTCCGCAAAGCAACTCCCCATTTTGCATTGCAGCAATACTAACTGCAAAAATTGGAATCGAATGTGCAAAATTGACAGTTCCATCAAGGGGGTCAATTACCCAAATGATTTCATCTTCAGATGTACTGCCCGAATTTCCACTTTCTTCTGCTAAAAATCTGTGGTTAGGATATTTTTTTGTAATAGTTTCGATAATTGATTTTTCTGCAGCATAATCAAATTCTGTAACTAAATTATTTTTGCCTACTTTTGAATCTATTCTAAAATTAGTTCCGAAGCCATCTTTAAGTATAATTCCGGCAGTTTTTGCAGCTAAAATCGCAGTTTCAAGTAATTCATTTATCATTATAATTCATCAATATTCATAAAAAATAAAAAACATTTTGCTATATCACATATAATATTATTAATATACGTAAGTTCCTTAATGAAATTTTTAATATATTTGTGAATATTTTTTTTCGAAAATAGAATTTTATTAAAATGATAAAAAAAATAATACTGCTGATGTCGTTCTTTTTGCTTTTGCCAATTGGCAATATAGAACTTTCGGCTCAAGTAAAAAAACCGGAACGCGGAAGACTTTCTGGTGCTACAAAAGATGCTATTGATACGCTTGCTGCTGAGAATGCTCGGGTTATCGTAAAAGAAAACAAGGGGCTATTAGAAAGGGAAATTATACCCGATAAATATATTATGGGTCCCGGCGATGTACTAATAGTTTCAATAATTGGAATTGAAGCTATTGCATTTGAAGCTCCGGTTTCTCCCGAAGGCAAAATAATGCTCAAAGGTGCGGGCTCGATAGATGCAAAAAATAAAACATTGAAAGAAACTCAGAATTTAATTAAAGAACAAATAAGCAGATTTTATAAATCTGAAAAAATTGATGTTGCTTTAAAAGAAATCCGTCAATTCAAGGTGATTGTATCAGGAAAAGTACCCAAACCTATATCTGTTTCCTCTACAGCAGCTGACAGAGCATCTGAAGCTATAGAGAAAGCAGGCGGATTGCTGTTCGAAGCATCAGAGAGAAATATATCACTCATCAGACGTGAACAAAATGAAATCATTCCTGTTGATTTAATCAAATTTTTCACTATAGGTGATGAGAATGCCAATCCTACTTTGATGGGTGGCGATCTTATTCGTGTTCCATCAAAAAATGAAGTTGACGTCATTGAGATATTCGGAGAAGTAATAGACCCTGGCGAGTTTGAATTTGTAGAAGGTGATTCATTATCAACACTATTTAAATTTGCTCAGGGATTCTTAAGTTCAGCACTTTTAGATTCTGTTGAATTTGCCCGTAAAAGTGAAGCAGGACA
It includes:
- the dapF gene encoding diaminopimelate epimerase, with the protein product MISEIEVYRMSGAGNLFSVIDNSKYNFNDIELFEIAVMLCSVNQRNDFMAEGLLAINESIINDFDVKYLNPDGSTGMMCGNGGRCAVDFAVSKLLNINKKSPVRFSMAGNVYTGELVSEGIRLTLPSPTKIIRDKSIKIGVANIKGTYVDVSSDHFVINFSDLSAIISSFDVTEIEEFAPNVRFHRDFGLAGVNVNIYKKAGDVVHLKTFERGVEKVTGACGTGAISTAVHLFNEDSAKFPLMIMPPSSIPVFVDFDTDYNGRIKKIYLSGHSEIIRKDIVKIK
- a CDS encoding SLBB domain-containing protein — protein: MIKKIILLMSFFLLLPIGNIELSAQVKKPERGRLSGATKDAIDTLAAENARVIVKENKGLLEREIIPDKYIMGPGDVLIVSIIGIEAIAFEAPVSPEGKIMLKGAGSIDAKNKTLKETQNLIKEQISRFYKSEKIDVALKEIRQFKVIVSGKVPKPISVSSTAADRASEAIEKAGGLLFEASERNISLIRREQNEIIPVDLIKFFTIGDENANPTLMGGDLIRVPSKNEVDVIEIFGEVIDPGEFEFVEGDSLSTLFKFAQGFLSSALLDSVEFARKSEAGQNLTKRYLNLKSWKGKLFSGEPLEGDFLLKSGDRVYIRKIPKWQDNNYVIVEGEVLYPGKYPIREEIDRVSNVISRAGGFTDKAEIKNIEFIRQLDMDKKDPEIERLSRLNPSEMSKTELRYFQAKITEKKGAMSLNFETILNAPDSEEDIVLMNMDSIIVPSKNQFVNIQGRVNNPGKVRFQEGLLYSDYIQIAGGYAFRADIDETFITKPRGGQFLARKLDYAIEPGDVILVPTQTDVSFMETFTIALTIATQLVTIAGVIIAIMNLR
- a CDS encoding inositol monophosphatase; translation: MINELLETAILAAKTAGIILKDGFGTNFRIDSKVGKNNLVTEFDYAAEKSIIETITKKYPNHRFLAEESGNSGSTSEDEIIWVIDPLDGTVNFAHSIPIFAVSIAAMQNGELLCGVIYHPMLDEMFYASKGGGAYLNGNKITVSDSEDMHTSLLVTGFPYNVDKNPYDCVGTFVKIVLNGIPIRRLGSAALDLAYVACGRFDGFWEADLYPWDVAAGVLIVQEAAGKVTKYDGNKFEIKDVTILASNGKIHNQIKDVINQ
- a CDS encoding OmpA family protein — encoded protein: MKRILAALLLITLFAVNDSISEDRQMSTNIGIFGGLNINMHSPEFYTIQGGDGLMKAINKSSTTFGGNFGLIGNFPLNNTFVITGRLGYNMLGGELKDYMDDPFDASLSMLEITPGMQFHNLISGTDLYFLAGLELGVPLQNKYTYPSSLENDVDIPDANTRVALALGVGYIFEISKNIFLTPEVSYRIPFSEVSASDNFTTWNVPQLRAGISLTFGFGKEKETEVVQKTATVDVGFKEVRAYDRNGNVKPASKISVEEVQYAEQFPILPYVFFNELSDEPNTKTQTLAGKSNEAGTFQIESLTPVAEKINSSTLDIVGERMQKDKNIAIRIVGTLDGRSEANNRVLAQKRAEFAKNYLVNTYSISPDRITAEAGNLPGKPSSLRDPMGLEENRRIEIYPLNSNSALFEPIVIQSDRQRIASPDVIEFVPFAESNDSIAGWELEVMQSGKLIKKYAGEGIPEPMQWSIMPNDLAANEIPVDYTFKAWTINDQRSTANGTLPVEYFSITRKKTEERADRTISKFSLMLFDFNSPDVSELDKRIILNSIVPEIKFNSTVQVYGYTDIIGDADYNKKLALQRATNVQDFLKTKVKGAKYEVFGVGESVQIFDNKTPTGRQLSRTVQVYVITPKN
- a CDS encoding amidohydrolase; the protein is MKINELKNQIADNFDEILNIRRHIHKNPELSFQEFNTANFIRKYLNDNCIDYQVMAETGTVALIGSGDVCVALRADIDALPIYEETGLEFASINDGVMHACGHDMHTTMLLATAKLLKSRESELSGTVKLIFQPGEEKLPGGAYLMIKEGVLENPVPDVIFGQHIYPSENSGTISVASGPVLASADELYWTIRGKGSHAAQPHLGKDAILAAANLINYYQSILTKFKNPLEAGVLSVTSIHGGSATNIFPEEVKMMGTLRAYNEVWRKEVHNILFENSSKIADLYGCECEIEIIKGYPPIINDEDASKFVREIASEIVGKVNTLDFEPKMWAEDFAYYAQVVPACFWMLGVKPDNLKDMPPLHNPKLNPDESAMINGIAMMVATTIQYINFNSNKV